AGTGAATAAGAGTGAATAAGTCATCAAAAagcaagtaaagaaaaaaaaaaacaagttttgtcTCGAACTATACCCTTTGAAATGATTAACTGCAAGATGAAGCTCCAAAGTTACCACGGAAACAAGTAACTAAATTGGTTCAACTCCTTTCAGAACAAGAGTGAAACCGAGTGAAACTAATAGAGGAAAACTACAAAAGTAGTAGAACGCATTCAGTTAATTATgagtgctgtgctgctgcctaCTGGTTTTGTACGAAACGCTCTGCTGCAATCTACgtttcaaagagaaagaaatatttgatttcgaAAAAGAGCGTGCGGCTGAATGACTATAAATATCTTTCGGCGAAGAGAATCCCGCCTGTTCCACCTTATGGATGCCCGTTCCCGTATAGCACCGCCAGCGAAGAGCGGCGTGAAGTGCTGCCGACCGTCCCTTTGCTGTGACTTGTTCAAAAGACCAAGACTCTCTAAGGAAATTAATCCATTGCCAGCCAATGTACCATATATCCTTTTCTCTAAGCTCGATAGTACAATCGATCACGAATAAAGTAAGACGAGCGCATTGCAATCTCAATAAGACTAGCCTTCAAAGAGTCGCTGCCAGTCCGAGACAGCGGTTTTCTATAGATCTTATCTTGGTCAGTTTCTTACATCTTATATGTAGCCTATTCTCTTGTATCCTAAACGTAATTACTAATGTTTTGGCTTCTATGATTTTCAGTCACGCAATTGGTAATCAAGAATTATGTATGATTTTTGAATGCACATCAGTAATGTTTCAGTCAAATATCAGCACAGAAACCTACtgcacacaaaataaattttcgatttGGTAATGGGCTTAAGCTAAAGGGATCAAACTTCTGAGACTCCTTACGAAATCATAGTTCTATACATAGTGGTCTATGGGCAAACCTACGGCTGTAAATTGGTGTTAACTCCAATTCGCGAAATGCCATAAAATCGTCGGACGAAATTGGTGCAATATACCTGCTTACTGCAGGAAGCTCGACCTATTGCTCTTTCGTACTCGGCATGCGCTTCATCCCTGATAGCTTATTCGACTTCGTATATATAACCCAAGGATCAATGAGAAATCTTCCTTTTTCCCCGCTGCACACCAGATTCGGTGATTCGGTATGGTTGCGGGCGTAATAATATTACAAGACATGCAATATACATATAGAATTATATAGAACTTTCACACGAGTGCAGACTAGGCGTATATACACGTATATACGTAGACACAGACAGACGGGCGCTTGGATGTTAGATCTATATGAACTTCCATTTCGCCGGATTTCGCCACTCGGGCCGGCCCTTCGAGAAACTTGCCCATCGCCTAAATTTCGAATCGATGATAAATAATGTCCGTCACACAGCCTCATACTACCCGGAATATTGTCGACATGGCCATGACAAATCGAGGAAAAGCCCATCGGCTAGACTCCAAAAGGGAGGTGAAcgagagaaaaggaggaggCCTCCGACCAGCAGGTGAATGCTGGCACCAGCTGAATTATATAGGATGAGACGGTTCATCGTGGGCGTGTATATTGAACTGTGTTCTCTCGTCGGAAATGGCACGATGTCATTACACATAGGAGACCGAATGCATGCGAAAGTGCACAGCCGTACGTATATATCGACTCATGGTTTATGCCTATAGTGCTAaagtatagatatatatagaaGCTTCTGCGTCTAGCGATTGCGTTTTCGCCTACCTGCGTGACGAGCGGTATGAGAGTTTGTTCGATACTCTTGGTGTGGATGCGAAGGCTGTGCAGCTCGGGCGGGCGAGGGCTGTGGCTGGCGAACGACAAACTATGGCCAGCCGAGGCATTATTGGACGAGGtcacggcggcggcggataATAACGACGAGGATGATGATGTGGCAACAGAAGCAGCACTGGTGGCCGTTGCAGACGTGCAGGCCATTGAAGTTGCCATCGCTTTAACTAGCCAGTCCTCGAGTTCTCTGGCGTCTGCACGAATTCAACACACATAAATCCCTTTGTCGGACGATGACCGCATTCACTGTCCAACACTGGCCGTTGTTTAGCAAAGCGGCGCTACCACTTGAGCAGACAACGGTCGAACCCCAACTCGAACTCAAGTCGAACAGACAGCGCGATCCTTAACGATTGCACGTTCATCCTCTTCCGCTCCTTTTCCTCCCGCATCATCGGCGCCTATGTAGAGCCAGCCTATGGCCGATTCGTACAGGATTCCTGGTTCGATGCGCTCCAACTGGCTGGGACTACTCCCCCCTTATGACGTCAATctttaaatcaaattcaactcGCATCAGCTCCTAATAAGTAATAACTCACACGGTCAAACGTCGAATTTCTTCAGGTTGAATGTGCCAATCTCTTGTCGGGAGCTCCCAATGGCGCTGCTGCAACGTGATTTTCTCTGCGCCGTCCTTATATTGTACACGGGAGAATTTATAAGTCGTCGTCGGCTGTTTTCCCTTTCACTTTAgcatttttttcccgctcctttttttgtgtacttccttattcattttttttctctattgcTGACTCTTTTAGGCCTGTCTTTATCTGCTTGACTTTcccgaggttttttttttcccttcctcttTGCCTGTATATCTCCTTACATGAGCGGTCACTCATTCGGAAGGGTGTCGTGTGTCTCGCCAGCTGGCGAATGTATAGAAAGAGGGCAGCACATGGTCTATCTATATATCGATCGGGACCGGTGGCACccaccagcaacagcaatcCATAGTCCAGCTGATTGTCGGCTCGGCGTCTACAGACGTGAAGAATGCAGACGTGTGTGCGTAAGCTTACTGCACAGCAAGGATAAGTGTCCATCCACTTGGTGTATTGTCCCGTTTTCTTTGACCCGAGTGCTACTGCTTTAAGGAGCCGACAGATATAGGGTCGAGATGACCGCACCAGAAACAGAGCTAGAGAAACACAGCGCACATTCCGATACACATCACTTACGCAACCAAGGCACTCGATTTCACATGTAAATTCGCAAGTTTTCActgaaatcattaaaaaaacgtCAATAGATTAAACTTTTTCACTTGTCGATATCAGCTGACGtgagagagggggaggggggggcaCTGCTTTCCCTGCGATTGGATTACTGGCGGACGACCTCGAAATTAGGGTCGTTATAATTCAGTTTGGCATCAAAAGAATCTAGACACACCGCCTCTCTTCTCCCGTCGCGTAGACGATCCGTCCCTCCATCATCATGCGCACTCACCAAGGAATTCCTCATCtggctctttctctttttctctgcaTTGTGTCACTGCTGTCGCCCTGTCGTCAGATGCCTAACTCACAAGATATAGTTTCGAAATTCAATCAGAGTTATTGCGGAGAAAACCAATAGTCCAAACTTCCAGCAACAGCGTGCTATACAGCGTTTCTACAGCCAGCAGCAACCCAACATCACACTCTACTGATTCTACACACCACAGGAGCAGTCAATGTCGGCTATTAGTTTCCCAGCCGAAGGTGCTGGATTtctcgtttgttgttgtcgcaCTGGAAGACGACACACGCGTGGCGGCTCCTACTAGGCGTCTAGAGGTACTAAGGCGTTCAACACTTTGCTGGATAGTTTTTCTCGAGTCTCGGCCGACTGTCTCCTGCCGACggtttgtttttgatttgtgtAGTGCCGGGCTTTTTTCTTGCTGTGCGTTggcctcttctctctctctctctctcttctctctgcgCGACTTTGTCTTgccttttgttattgttgtccTTGTTGTTTCCTTGGGGCTTCCTTTTCTCGCTTTCTGGCCTTTCCCGAAATACCCAGCTCGATAAAGGAATGAACCACAGCACTGCTGGTGTCGGGAGAAGGAGCTTTGGCACGTTCCTGCGGCCGGCCGCTTTCACCGCCACTTTCGACGGAAACTCGACGCCGAATGAGCAACATCAAGCCCCTGGCAGTGCCGTATATCCCTCCTGATGTATACTGATGAAGCAGTGTGGTAGCAGCGGCACTAGTAGCCTAGTAGCACTcgtcgcagcagcagcccagcccAAACAAACGTCGAAGCAGCACAGCACGCAGCgactgacgacgacgacttcgGTGacagtctctctctatactGATCTCCACTCACGACCGCTCACGACGAGTTTCCCAGTTCTGACGCTCTTCCTTCTCCACAGAAGCCAGTCATGGTTCCTCGTCCTCTGCAGCTGCTCTAAGTCTCTTCAACTCTGctacgaacgaaaaaaaaaatgaaaaataaaataaaaacgaaaaaaaaaagaaaaagagagaaagagagagagagccagtCGGTTTGGCGTTCAATGCATGTTTTGGTCCTTCTCCTCAGACATTCCCGTTCGTACAACTCCCACCGATTCTCCCTCCCCACACCTTGTCCTCCTCCCACCCAGCCCCCTTTgattcctcctctttttggcTTCCTTGATAATGGCAAAGTATTTTTCCCATTCTTTTTTAGGAGAGAAGAGTGGGTGGAATGGGAGAGGGGGGCCGGGTGTCGGGATCGCGGGAGTTGGAAGAGTTTGGATTTGGgaggttggttggttggttggatggttggaagagagaaatttttcttttaggtttCTTCTCTTGTGTACATTACACACGCCCACGTCGTTCTCATGACGAGTCGAGTCCTATGgcccgtctctttttctcttcagctgcctctctctctctttcttccacTGATGcacgcgggaaaaaaaagagaagagtgagagagagagagtcgcaTATGTACATGTACAATATGCCGGGGCCGAGCAAAACTCGCTTTATGTATTTGATGCTATTTTAGCCTGGGCACGGGCGTTGAACGAACGACGACGTGCAGCCACTCCATCTAGCCAGCTTCGCAAAGCCGAGCGTGAACTCGTATTAGCTCCCGCTTCTGGTTTCGCCTCTTATCTTAGTCAGACACTGTTGCCTACTgtacatctctctctctctctctctcctcccaaACCTCCCTCCTCAAGTCATACGAATGAATAGCCCAGCCCTCTTGATCTAAATATGTATACCATTGTGTGCGGTTATGGAGCCAATATTCTTATGGTTCACAAATCGCACCGAAGATTCTCGCCTGTATACCCTTTtggaatccccccccccaccgcCATCATCAATAAACgttacaaataataatacaaaaaagtcTTACTACTCATGAACTATAATTCATTGAAAACCCCTTTCTTCTAATTAGGTTGGCGTCCTGCGTATATGGAGAGACATCCGTTATGGTATATTTGTTCTGCATTACCATTTGAGATATCATGCTGCATCTCGAGTCTCGAGTCTGACAGTCGCTCTGCTCTGCTGTACCATCGTAAGTTACAGGCAGGCGCAAACTGCAGCCTAGTCGACTCATCTGCAACTCTCAACTTTGTTTCAGAGCGAGAAATCAAATAACGTCCTACATAACTTGAATTCAATTCCTGGGAAAAGCTCCATTACATAGAAACTTAGTAATTGGTGTAATTATACGGATTCAAGTGTAAATAGCGTTACAAAATAGTTATTCACTTAGTTCAAATATTATGTGGGCAAGAAATTATCGAAAGATTCGCTCTCTAAAAGTTTTGGCGAAGACTGGAGACACGACCGACTGATTTAGTCGTAAAAATGGGAAGCTTATACTGGTATACTCACCTTTCCGACTTCCAGTTTAAGGGTTAATACGACGCAACACTTTATTTCCGCATAAATTTCCACGTCTGTGTAAGACCTGCTTCGTTTTATTTACCCTctcttattttccctttctacGAGATTTCGAGGAAActcttaaaaaaaggaagacgcAAAATACATTTTGGTGAACACATTTACACTAAGAAATCCATGATCGAAATTGGCTTATTATTTGGTATATTCCGTGTTGACGTAAATTATGACGCATATCGCAAACCATGCTCAGTACAGCAGGGAATCCCTTGGTTCCTTTTCTTCGCATTACTGCTTATAGTGCTTGCTGTGAAGCTCTCGAACCAAAATAGAATCCAAACGAAACTATATAAGAGTCTGATGTtgcatgtgtgtgttttatctAGCTTCAAAAAAAGGCGGGCCTTGCCTCGTTGTCGGGCTTTCTCATTTCCCTGACTTATTCTTGTCCTCTTCAACCAGCTAGTTGAAGAGAATGAATAGCAGACGCGTCAAACATAAgagttgtgtagttacatatTAAGCTGGTAAATATAGAGGTGTTTgggttttcaaatattttccaagcCCCGGGAAAATATAGCGAGAAGCGATATGTGTTGCTGGTCTGTTTGATCGATATCAACTTATTATATAACTACAAATTATAAATAtgttgaaaatacaaaaaatttgcGAATTTTTTCGTTAGGTGTAAAATCCTTTTTTGTCAAGACGATGATTTTTGTTATCAAAAGTTAGTGTAATAGGGTTTTACGCTACGTTGGTGTcctgatgagaaaaaaaatcaaccgaTCCGTTATAACGAGATCGCTTTCTTtctaatatttattaaatttatataAGTTTCCGAAATTTTCACAGAAAAAAGCAGGCGACCATTTTCCCCAAATACACTTTGACACCTCCCATTATAACCAGTGTTTGCTGAATCacgatttttttgatttatgaatcaaaatcataaatcattttttagaaattttagatgaatcaaaaattaaatcaataatcaaataaatttttgatttaatttataaattaggGATCCGGAtacaagtaattattttcactAGTAAATATGGTATCAAgctctttcaaaattttgttttattgaaattaagGACACaagtatttttgttcttaagtAATTATGGACTgttgtatttaaaatttttaataattcggGCTTTAAGTAATTCATGCAACGTGTATTTAGTCAAATACTCGCTAGTAATTATGGTCACCAGTTATTAAAATTATGTTCACAAATAATAGGTTCTATTAGTACAATTGTTCGTAAGTCACTAGCAATGACTTAAGTAATTATATTCTTAAGTAATTGTTCTcttaagaaattattttcttaagtAATTATTCTCACAAGTAACTATTTTCTTAAGTAATTATTATCTTATGTATTTACACGGTGTAaacacttttattattttgtatttagagAATTAAAGTGAAACGTCATTTATTGATTGCGTTATTGCGTAGGTTCAGGTTGCGTACAAACTTTTACGCGTTTGCAGGTTTAAGAACGCGCCTGGAAATTACATCAACAGTTTCGAGTTGTCTGCTTGTAACTtgtcagtttgtttttttccaaaagtcaGACAAGAGTTAATTGCTGGTTAATTGAGTCTCAAAAGTGAAAATAGGCGTTgtttgtgaaaaatattttgtcttggGTAACatattctctttctttataaGTAGACGTAAGATAACATTTATGTTGAtaacaaaatgtttgtttattctGTCTATTTGTTAAGAATCAAATTGTTGGTAGACCCAAATTGTTACACCAGTTAAAGGAAACAGGAGTTTCATCAGAAGAGATTCAGCATCATCAGTACTACAACCAGGTGGTTTTGgatgtcaaacaaattttaaaatgcttcCCTCCAGGTAgctataatatttcttttatgtatattttctattcttaaaATGTTGTTATCCGCCTAggtattaatgaaaatattcaaGCAGACCTCCAAGTAAAAGTCACAGAGCTGATAATAAGAGTTCTGATAGCAAATGAAGGTCTCCATTACTATCAGGTTAtagcaaaattaaattacgaaGATGATCCTCATATAATTATTATGCTTCCATGCACAGGGTTTTCACGATATTGCCATCACACTGTTGCTTGAAttaggagaagagaaaagttaCAGTGTGTTATGCAGACTTTCCCAATCACATTTCCAACTGTTTATGGGACCAGATATGGAGCCTATCTACAATGGAAATTCTTAACTTAGTGTATGCACtagtcaaaaatgaaaatcgtgaTTTGTACAATTATTTGATGAGGTATTTGAAAcacctctcccccccccccacccctaaaaaaaagagagaaagctAGATTCTCTATATTTCAAGAGAGCATTcctatatttcaaattttatgaatGTGAAGaatgtaattaaataaacTGGTTTTGTATTCATTATTCCATGTGTTCTACACGTTGATCAGCCACATAGCTTTCTTGGCTGTCTATACAGTGCCACCCTATTGGACCGATTTCACAATCTGCACACACCAAATATTTATAGTTCCCAACCGTTTTAGAaatccaacattttcaaattggaaCATATCAGGTATCAGCCAAGATTTTGTGACAAAGCCAAAGTCTAGACCGATTGATCGATTCAACTCTGATGTCACGGTTGTCACCTTAGGCGAAAATCTATTTCGTTTCTTCAATCGATattaaattcagaaaaagaactaagTTGGTCAATAAAAGTGTAGTAGACATTGAGTATAGACAACAAGGGCGTTGTGCTGATTAATTCGTCATTCCCTCAAACTTTTCTTGCATGTGGCAGACGAAAATGGCACTTTTCGCGAATCGCTCAAGAAAgtgtatttcctttttgtatttttcgaaTAACGCGAAATTGCGCTGTGCGACTAACAAGGACATGTACTTGTTTGTCCGCAGGAATTGTTCATATTGCAAAGGTGGAGCCAGTTACATTGTCAGTCCCGAACTACCGATCGACGAAGATCGATCAATATGACGGTTCCTCCAAAGATGGATCTTACCTGTGTTGTACGTCGACATGTTAAAGTACTGAGCAGGAGAAAATATAACTTCTCCGACGCTGTTTTCAACCCGCCACAATTTGTCGACATTTTCCCGGATCCGCAATTGACATCTTTGTTTAAGGTTTAAGGAGTAAAGAAATCGGAGTCCAATGCCAAGCTTGTGATGTTTCAGCACTTAATGTAAGTCagtattgaatttaaatttgtcaaTAGCATTAGCTAATACAAAACGTATTGGAAAATTTAGATCAATACGGATTGCGCTACGACCGAGGCCCACGGAGTTTTCCACAAGGAAGGTGGATGGCCTCGCGATGTCAACCCGCAAGAAGCCGATCAAACGGCTCGCTACCGCAAAAAGATCGAGAAGGATGAAGCTTATTTATTCCCGTACTGTTCTACAACTTGGACATGTTGAATTGATATAAATGTGAATAATGTTTATACTAATAAGTGCAAACAGATTTTGTTTACCCCCTTGTAGCAAATGGAACATTACATCAAGCAAAATAATGTATTTAACATCTATGAGGATTATTTCACTGATTCTCCCGATATGTAGGatcatcaattaatttaatacttttgtttttatatttctggattgctgaatttttatatttccaacAGGCAAACGCCAGATCCAAATCCTCTGCGAACCCTTCATCTGCTAAAGGATCCGTCACCGATAAAACGCGCAGTCACTGGTCTTAGTTGGAGTCCCGATGTGGGAACCAAATTGGCCGCTGCTTATTCAGatcctttttggaaaaatctgtttgaccacaaagaaaatgattcttgCATCTGAAATATTGGTATTGACATTTGCCGATATGAGAATGATATGTCTCTTTATTCAGCAGTATAACTTTGCAAGTAATAATTCCTTTCATGAATAGAAAGAGCTGTGCAAccagaaataattttacgCAGCATGAGTCAACTACGTTCCGTCTCGTTCAATCCGCGTGACCAACACATTTTAGCTGGTGGATCGATTTATGGCGCTGTGGGAATTTGGGACGTTCGTAAGAGTCAAGGTCCAGTTGAATGCGTCCCCATTGGTGTCGGTCATTCGGAAAGTGCCACTTCGCTTATTTGGAGCAATTCAAAGGCTGGAGTCCTGAGAATTCTTCTCAGCCTCTGGCGACGGCCAAGTAAAAACACGataacaaatcattttgattatttcatctTGATTATATGATTAACAATAATAGGTTCTTTGGTGGGACATGCGAAAATTAAATGCGCCAATAGACGCACTTTTACTGGAACCTAGTTCAATCCCTCGATCGGAAAGCGCTTTATCTGCTACTTGTCTCGAGTACGATCCTTCTATGCCAAACCGTGCCAAACAAATTCCTAGTTGGCACACGTCAAGGTGCTCATTTCTCAATTCATTtcaccgaaaaataaaaaatgaattgccaATTTGCAGGTATTGTGATGAATTGCAACAGAAGAGCCCGAACAACAGCGGAGAGGATAAATGGATAATGTGCCAATACGAGGCACACTTGGGCCCAGTTCACGGTCTACATCGACACCTACATCTGCCCAAAATCTTTTTGACCGTTTTGGATTGGACCACGAATGTTAGGACCGAGGACATTCGCGATTCGCccattttaactttaaagtgTGTTCGCTTATGTCTATTGACAAGCAgattcaaataataacttgtttCATACTCTGCTGCGTTGTAGGAATCAAAATGTCCAGTTACTGGACGGAGCGTGGAGTCACACACGGTCGTCCATCATATTCACTGCTGCAACAGACGGTGCTCTTTACCTGTGGGATATTCTCGCCCAGCGGATCACTCCTACGTTATGCTCCCAGGtcataatagaaaaaatttgattaaaatgttgacaatcataaattttaaatgtattaacCAGGTCAGCGAATCTCCGCTTTTAAGTTTGAGCACCCAGGAACACGGAAAAATCATGGCAGTTGGCAGCAAAGACGGACGGTTGTCCGTCATTCAAATAAGCGACAATTTGTCGACAGTAACCAAAAACGATAAAGTAGCGCTCACCTCGGTATGATAAGTTATAGCTGGAAGAAAATTTAAGTCTATATTAAGTCCTATAATCCAATCCACTGTTACACACAGTTACTGGAACGAGAAAtccgaagagaaaagaatttggaaCAGCGGACTAAAGACAGCAAGAGTAAACAAGGACCCAAAACTTCCATTTTCCACCTTGCGATTGCAACAGTGACCCAAGCGGCCAAGTTGCTACGCAAGGCTCATTGGGCGTTCAGAAACCTCCGTCTCCCATCCATCACCTCGCtatctaaaaaaatgtttgatagcTTGAAGGAGACACTCCAGGCACTTAATATTAATCAAGAGAATACAAGCGGCAAAGAAGTTAACGAAAGATCGGTTATTGAACCTTCGGCTGATATGTTGCCAGCCACTGATAAAACCGGAAGCCAAATCAACGTATCTGTCTCTCACGCTGCTCCAGTGGCGCCATTCGTTGATCAGACTCTGCAATCTTCCGAAGAGGctttctttgaaattgaaaccaTTGATCAGGTATAATATTTGAGTTATTTCGTTATGATATCAGAAAATGTCATGTAcaactttatttgtttttaaatatgatcACAGGAAATACTTTCCCgtggaatagaagaaaaacaatgagTAGACGAATAACTAGTATGTATGAATCACCAATGATTTTATTAATCCGATCCGCAATCAATATTTCCATTATTCaaatgttcgtttttttgggAGAAGGGGGTATAATTAAGAGAGGTGTTGAGAAAGAGTGTTACAAGCaagtaaataaaagttgtAGGGGAATTAGAAGTAAAAAGCGGTAAAAAGTCATTGCATTCACAAGTCATTTCCAGGGATCCAGCTTTCGACTAAACCTCCTTTACTATTTTGTTCCGTTTCGAGACTATAAGTCATGCAAGCGGAGCCATCCCtataaaatttaagatttaGTGGAGAAtgtcattatttaaaacaaatttgtttaaagtaAGTACCTGTGTTCAATAGCTGCCACTATAAACCCATGGGATGATATGTCTGAGCAGAAAGTTGAGTAGGCAGTACGGCACGCAGTAAGACCATGAGAAAATACAATTACAGGAAATCTTTGTTCATTGCATAGCTCAGCATCTAACGCTATAGGAATGTATGAATTTCCTGGCTCACATACATCACAATTAGTTGACTTTAACCTTCTGTTAAAAACAGGTACTTCATTTCTCTACACACCAAAGGCCCAGGATATCAGCTTCTTGCCAAAGAAAGGAATCATTCCTAGTACTATGGTGTAATCTTCTACGTATTTTGGGTGGAGGAGCCAGCTTGCCCAACGGGAAGAATGTTCCTTTGGAGGAAAGAGGTAAATAGATTAACCACAAAAGTTCAGCAGCAATTTGAGAAAAGGTCGCTTACATATACATCTTTTATTTGACTAGGATAGTATACTCGAAGAAAGCAACCATCTTCCTTGCTGGGTCCACCAGTCATTAAGTTGGTGCAGCCAACAACATACTTCCCTTTATAATCAATAACAACAAAGTAAGTTGATTACATTTACAAAACACAATTCACCAGCAATTAACTCTTCTCtgacttttggaaaaaacaaactgacaAGCAGACAACGCGAAACTGTTGATGAAATTTCCAGGTGCGTTCTTAAACCTGCAAATGCAACAAAGTTTGTACGCAATTAATAAAtgtggtttttcctttttgtgcaGCATCACTATAATTctctaaatacaaaataataaatatcataattaattattcattctAGTACGGaatataaacaattaaatatgactaactttttaattaaaatgctTAAGAACATAATTACTTGGGACTTGAATTACTTATGGCTTTAATTActtgtgaatttatttactTGCAAAAGGGAATTACTTGTGTTGGTTAGCTAAATTACTTGTTGCCAGTATTACTTACTACCATAATTACTTAGCTgacagaaaataattactcatgaattttattatttaattccGTAATTACTTAAGAGAAAAATTACTTACACCCATAATTATTGATCTTATTTACTTAATACCCCAAGTGCttgtgaaaataattacttgaTGCCCGGACtcataaattaaaatcaaaattaaaatcaaatttcatatAGTTTTTTGCATTATACttggcaaaaaaaatcaaatatatatGTTATGCACACCTAAAATCTTCAGCAAAAAAATACGTTTTGTTTCTCTGCTGCTTTGTTTTAGGAAAGGAACTAGAATAatcatattattttaaaaactgattggaaatcgagaaaattttcatgaaaatctgtaggttttctcgtcttttttcaatttttttgatttaccCGTGATTCACTGTGTTTCAAACGATTAAAATCacgaattaaatcaaatttctctGTATGATTTAATTCTtgtaattaaatcaattttgatttaatttttgatttaatttaacgaaacgatttaaaatcaaatttgattcagCAAACACTGATTATAACGATTTTTcggctatttattttttatttgtttgttt
This DNA window, taken from Daphnia pulex isolate KAP4 chromosome 2, ASM2113471v1, encodes the following:
- the LOC124208801 gene encoding platelet-activating factor acetylhydrolase-like isoform X1 — its product is MLHKKEKPHLLIAYKLCCICRFKNAPGNFINSFALSACQFVFSKRKYVVGCTNLMTGGPSKEDGCFLRVYYPSQIKDVYEHSSRWASWLLHPKYVEDYTIVLGMIPFFGKKLISWAFGNSYIPIALDAELCNEQRFPVIVFSHGLTACRTAYSTFCSDISSHGFIVAAIEHRDGSACMTYSLETEQNSKGGLVESWIPGNDL
- the LOC124208801 gene encoding platelet-activating factor acetylhydrolase-like isoform X2, producing MLHKKEKPHLLIAYKLCCICRFKNAPGNFINSFALSAWKYVVGCTNLMTGGPSKEDGCFLRVYYPSQIKDVYEHSSRWASWLLHPKYVEDYTIVLGMIPFFGKKLISWAFGNSYIPIALDAELCNEQRFPVIVFSHGLTACRTAYSTFCSDISSHGFIVAAIEHRDGSACMTYSLETEQNSKGGLVESWIPGNDL